In the genome of Halapricum salinum, one region contains:
- a CDS encoding NADH-quinone oxidoreductase subunit D: protein MQRQRQSTVDEDVAKAVTTLHDGAVVGRDSHENASAVVIRADRVQQVLSTLRSELGFDHCSCVTAQEYADRFETVYHLTSYDDRTREFSVVVPTAKTDPVSESAAPVYPTAEWHEREAYDLVGIEYADHPDLRRILLPETWQGHPLREDYDQNRPQIVPLREHANPLQDDHREGGTDTMFLNIGPHHPSTHGVLHLEVTLDGEQVADVEPDIGYIHRCEEQMCQQCTYRHQIMPYPDRWDWGGAGLCNEWAYARVIEDLADVEVPEYAQVIRTMCTELSRMLSHFLFTAMYGLDVSGEFTATFMYGYRDREVIQDILEDLTGQRLMFNYFRVGGVAWDVPEPRAEFFEKVRAFTSDLPRKLEEYHALLTGNEVFQLRCVDTGELSPDVARAYGVTGPAARGSGIDYDLRRDDPYGYYDELDWNVVTEDGCDNFSRVLVRLREIEESAAIVEQCVDLLEAWPADERALQANVPRTLKPTGECYRAVEGAKGELGIYIRADGTDTPARFKIRGPSFSNLSVLPEMAEGESVADLVATLGSLDAIMGEVDR, encoded by the coding sequence ATGCAACGTCAGCGACAGTCGACCGTCGACGAAGACGTGGCGAAAGCGGTCACGACTCTCCACGACGGCGCCGTCGTCGGCCGTGACTCACACGAGAATGCCTCCGCGGTCGTGATCCGGGCCGATCGCGTCCAGCAGGTGCTTTCGACGCTTCGCTCGGAGCTGGGGTTCGATCACTGCTCCTGCGTGACAGCTCAGGAGTACGCAGACCGCTTCGAGACGGTGTATCACCTCACCAGCTACGACGACCGGACGCGCGAGTTCTCGGTCGTCGTTCCGACGGCGAAAACCGACCCCGTAAGCGAGTCGGCCGCGCCGGTCTATCCGACGGCCGAGTGGCACGAACGGGAGGCCTACGATCTGGTCGGGATCGAGTACGCCGACCATCCGGATCTGCGGCGAATTCTCTTGCCCGAGACCTGGCAGGGCCATCCGCTCAGAGAGGACTACGACCAGAACCGGCCGCAGATCGTGCCGCTGCGTGAGCACGCCAACCCGCTTCAGGACGACCACCGCGAGGGTGGGACGGACACGATGTTCCTCAACATCGGGCCACATCACCCGTCGACCCACGGCGTGCTCCATCTGGAGGTGACGCTGGACGGCGAGCAGGTGGCCGACGTCGAGCCGGACATTGGGTACATCCACCGCTGTGAGGAGCAGATGTGCCAGCAGTGTACCTATCGCCACCAGATCATGCCCTATCCCGATCGGTGGGACTGGGGCGGCGCGGGCCTGTGCAACGAGTGGGCTTACGCCCGCGTCATCGAGGACCTGGCCGACGTCGAGGTTCCCGAGTACGCCCAGGTCATTCGGACGATGTGCACCGAGTTGTCGCGCATGCTCAGCCACTTCCTGTTCACCGCGATGTACGGGCTGGACGTCAGCGGCGAGTTCACGGCCACGTTCATGTACGGCTACCGGGATCGGGAGGTAATTCAGGACATCCTGGAGGACCTGACCGGCCAGCGGCTCATGTTCAACTACTTCCGGGTCGGCGGCGTCGCCTGGGACGTTCCAGAACCCCGTGCGGAGTTCTTCGAGAAGGTGCGCGCGTTCACGAGCGACCTCCCGCGAAAACTCGAAGAGTATCACGCCCTGCTGACGGGCAACGAGGTCTTCCAGCTCCGCTGTGTCGACACCGGCGAACTCTCGCCCGACGTTGCCAGAGCCTACGGGGTCACGGGGCCGGCTGCTCGCGGGTCGGGTATCGACTACGACCTCCGGCGAGACGACCCCTACGGCTACTACGACGAACTCGACTGGAACGTCGTCACCGAAGACGGCTGTGACAACTTCTCGCGGGTGCTCGTCCGACTTCGGGAGATCGAGGAGTCGGCGGCGATCGTCGAGCAGTGTGTCGATCTGCTCGAAGCGTGGCCGGCAGACGAGCGCGCCCTCCAGGCCAACGTGCCGCGGACGCTCAAACCCACTGGTGAGTGCTATCGGGCCGTCGAGGGTGCCAAGGGCGAACTCGGGATCTACATCCGTGCGGACGGAACGGACACCCCTGCGCGATTCAAGATTCGTGGGCCGTCGTTCTCGAATCTGTCCGTGTTGCCGGAGATGGCGGAGGGAGAGTCCGTGGCCGACCTCGTGGCGACGCTCGGGAGTCTCGACGCGATCATGGGCGAGGTGGACCGATGA
- a CDS encoding DUF7562 family protein, producing MTPTELWSADTDQQVTCLACGQTLDREEAREYDKYGDRWDRDGKTFEYLCKPCDRDRCHQPRDGLEATLVAADAGRTDRESFLRRYCELDAGDTESARRRS from the coding sequence ATGACCCCCACGGAGTTGTGGAGCGCCGACACCGACCAGCAGGTGACCTGTCTCGCCTGTGGCCAGACGCTCGACCGTGAGGAGGCTCGCGAGTACGACAAATACGGCGACCGCTGGGATCGCGATGGCAAGACCTTCGAGTATCTCTGCAAGCCCTGTGACCGTGATCGCTGTCACCAGCCTCGCGACGGACTCGAAGCGACGCTCGTCGCGGCCGACGCCGGCCGAACCGATCGCGAATCGTTCCTCAGACGGTACTGCGAACTCGACGCCGGCGATACCGAGTCGGCCCGGAGGCGCTCCTGA
- a CDS encoding metal-dependent hydrolase, protein MWPWGHLAAGYLVYRALDSNGARSTVSLLALALGTQLPDLIDKPFAWTIPLLPNGRSLGHSLVLALPLLVGLIVVLDGRRRRVAAALATGYLTHLGTDALYPALTGEWYYVGFLGWPLIEPIEYPSESAGIVEHFLAFEVTLTSGFEILLFVLAVALWIHDGVPGLRDVLRAVVDGIGRLRDAFSTA, encoded by the coding sequence ATGTGGCCCTGGGGACATCTCGCCGCCGGCTATCTCGTCTATCGCGCGCTCGATTCGAACGGGGCGCGATCGACGGTCTCGCTGCTCGCGCTGGCGCTCGGGACGCAACTGCCGGATCTGATCGACAAGCCCTTCGCGTGGACGATCCCGCTACTCCCGAACGGGCGCTCGCTGGGGCACTCGCTGGTCCTCGCCCTCCCGCTGCTGGTCGGCCTCATCGTGGTGTTAGACGGACGGAGACGCCGAGTCGCGGCAGCGCTGGCGACGGGCTACCTGACCCACCTCGGGACGGACGCGCTCTATCCCGCACTGACCGGCGAGTGGTACTACGTCGGCTTCCTGGGCTGGCCGCTGATCGAGCCGATCGAATATCCCTCGGAGTCTGCGGGGATCGTCGAACACTTCCTCGCGTTCGAAGTTACGCTCACCAGCGGGTTCGAGATCCTGCTGTTCGTCCTCGCCGTCGCGCTGTGGATTCACGACGGCGTGCCCGGGCTGCGGGACGTACTGCGGGCGGTCGTCGACGGGATCGGCCGTCTCAGGGACGCGTTCTCGACAGCGTGA
- a CDS encoding DUF4350 domain-containing protein: MVDWQVVGPRAVVLVVLLVANVALVGAMSASDTPYGTYNGDWDGTADLRETVEEAGLETTVAIGAAAYEDVSAGEATAFVVAPQREYGPVATAQLRQFLSQGGTLVVAAESERTNGLLSALDAKARIGNGTIRDEQSNYRSTALPVATNVSEHALTDGVEQVTLNYASPLVPNNASVLVSTAPTAYVDRNGNATLDPDESIGTVPVASVERLGSGRLVLVSDASVFTNALLEREGNEAFVRALLDNSSAALFDQSHGGPVPPLQYGLLVLRTTPAVQFGLGLVAFGLLGFVAMGGPGLLARRVRALRADQRPRRVELNDAEIRAYVASQHPDWEQDRVRRVTEAIIRRREIPENDD; this comes from the coding sequence GTGGTCGACTGGCAGGTCGTCGGACCGCGTGCGGTCGTACTGGTCGTCCTGCTCGTCGCCAATGTCGCACTGGTCGGGGCGATGAGCGCCTCGGACACGCCCTATGGAACGTACAACGGCGACTGGGACGGGACGGCGGATCTCCGGGAGACGGTCGAGGAAGCGGGTCTCGAGACGACGGTCGCGATCGGCGCGGCCGCCTACGAGGACGTCTCAGCGGGCGAGGCGACGGCGTTCGTCGTCGCGCCACAGCGCGAGTACGGTCCCGTGGCGACCGCCCAGCTCCGGCAGTTCCTCTCGCAGGGTGGCACGCTCGTCGTCGCGGCCGAGTCAGAACGGACGAACGGGCTTCTGTCGGCACTCGATGCGAAGGCGCGGATCGGAAACGGGACGATCCGTGACGAGCAGTCGAACTACCGTTCGACGGCGTTGCCGGTCGCGACGAACGTCTCCGAGCACGCGCTCACCGACGGCGTCGAGCAAGTGACGCTCAACTACGCCAGCCCGCTCGTCCCGAACAACGCGAGCGTCCTGGTCTCGACTGCGCCGACCGCCTACGTCGACCGCAACGGGAACGCGACGCTCGATCCCGACGAGTCGATCGGTACCGTCCCGGTCGCGAGCGTCGAGCGCCTGGGATCGGGGCGGCTCGTCCTCGTGAGCGACGCGAGCGTGTTCACGAACGCGCTGCTCGAACGCGAGGGCAACGAGGCGTTCGTCCGCGCACTGCTCGACAATTCGAGTGCTGCCCTGTTCGACCAGTCACACGGCGGTCCGGTCCCGCCGCTGCAGTACGGACTGCTCGTCCTCCGGACGACGCCGGCAGTCCAGTTCGGCCTCGGGCTGGTGGCGTTCGGGCTCCTCGGGTTCGTCGCGATGGGCGGGCCGGGCCTGCTCGCACGGCGAGTCCGGGCGCTTCGTGCGGACCAGCGGCCACGTCGTGTCGAACTGAACGACGCAGAGATCAGGGCCTACGTCGCGAGCCAGCACCCCGACTGGGAGCAGGATCGGGTGCGCCGTGTGACGGAAGCGATTATACGTCGCCGGGAGATACCGGAGAACGATGACTGA
- a CDS encoding AAA family ATPase, producing MTDPSALYERVQSEVGTVLIGKDELVEALTVSLLTRGHILLEGVPGVAKTTLANLFARATGLEYNRIQMTPDILPADITGTYIYREQEGSFELQRGPVFANLIVADEINRATPKTQSALLEAMQERHVTIEGNTLELPDPFMVIATQNPIEMEGTFELPEAQRDRFQVKLSVDLPDREEEGELLERFDADPTLGPDGVERVVTIEELQEAREVVQSVHVADAVREYILDIVAATRSNPDIDHGASPRASIAFLNTAKARAAIHGREYVIPDDVKTMAAPILSHRLVLSTDAELGNVSRSQVVEDVLSTVETPSSKAVAEAAPYRE from the coding sequence ATGACTGATCCGTCGGCACTCTACGAGCGCGTCCAGTCGGAGGTCGGGACCGTCCTCATCGGCAAGGACGAGCTCGTCGAGGCACTCACCGTCTCGCTTCTGACCCGGGGGCACATCCTCCTCGAAGGCGTGCCCGGCGTCGCGAAGACGACGCTCGCGAATCTGTTCGCCCGGGCGACCGGCCTGGAGTACAACCGGATTCAGATGACGCCCGACATCCTCCCTGCGGACATCACCGGGACGTACATTTACCGCGAACAGGAGGGCTCGTTCGAACTCCAGCGCGGGCCCGTCTTCGCGAACCTGATCGTCGCCGACGAGATCAACCGTGCGACCCCGAAGACCCAGTCCGCGCTGCTGGAGGCCATGCAAGAACGCCACGTCACCATCGAAGGCAATACCCTGGAGTTGCCCGACCCGTTCATGGTGATCGCGACCCAGAACCCTATCGAGATGGAGGGGACCTTCGAACTGCCCGAAGCCCAGCGCGACCGCTTCCAGGTCAAGCTTTCTGTCGATCTACCCGACCGCGAGGAAGAGGGCGAGCTGCTCGAACGGTTCGACGCCGACCCGACGCTCGGCCCCGACGGCGTCGAGCGCGTGGTGACGATCGAGGAGCTTCAGGAAGCACGCGAGGTCGTCCAGAGCGTCCACGTCGCCGACGCCGTCCGCGAGTACATCCTCGATATCGTCGCGGCAACGCGATCGAACCCCGATATCGACCACGGTGCGTCGCCGCGGGCGTCGATCGCTTTTCTCAACACCGCGAAAGCCCGGGCGGCGATCCACGGCCGCGAGTACGTCATCCCGGACGACGTGAAGACGATGGCCGCGCCCATCCTCTCACATCGACTCGTGTTGAGCACGGACGCCGAACTCGGGAACGTCTCCCGCAGCCAGGTCGTCGAGGACGTCCTCTCGACCGTCGAGACGCCGAGTTCGAAGGCCGTCGCCGAAGCGGCGCCTTATAGGGAGTAA